From a region of the Streptomyces sp. NBC_01454 genome:
- a CDS encoding aldehyde dehydrogenase, with protein MSDLVEHGKLYLGGEWADPAGRDTIEVVSPHTEQVIGRVPHASRADVDRAVAAARRSFDSGEWANAPLADRIAVVTRIKDAFAARSEEIAKVISSENGTPFTSGIMVQSLAAMLVWDAALTVARDFPFEERRAGLLGPLLVRREPAGVVAAVVPWNVPQFTAAAKLAPALLAGCSVVLKVSPETPLDAYLLAEIATEAGLPPGVLSILPADREVSEYLVGHPGVDKVSFTGSVAAGRRVMEVASRHLSRVTLELGGKSAAVILPDADLDAAVAGIVPFAWMINGQACVAQTRILAPRSHYDEIAERFTAAASGLTVGDPLDPATEVGPLVARRQQQRSLDYIALGQQEGAKVLTGGGRPADRPTGWYVEPTLFGEVTNSMRIAREEIFGPVICLLPYGDEAEAIRIANDSDYGLSGSVWTADVDHGIDLARQVRTGTYSVNTFSIDMLGPFGGYKNSGIGREFGPEGFGEYLEHKMIHLPAGA; from the coding sequence ATGAGCGACCTCGTCGAACACGGAAAGCTCTACCTGGGCGGCGAGTGGGCCGATCCGGCCGGCCGGGACACCATCGAGGTCGTCTCACCCCACACCGAACAGGTCATCGGCCGGGTGCCGCACGCCTCGCGGGCCGATGTCGACCGGGCGGTGGCCGCGGCCCGCCGGTCCTTCGACTCCGGGGAGTGGGCGAACGCCCCGCTGGCGGACCGGATCGCGGTGGTCACCCGCATCAAGGACGCCTTCGCGGCCCGCAGCGAGGAGATCGCCAAGGTCATCAGCTCCGAGAACGGCACCCCGTTCACCTCCGGGATCATGGTGCAGTCGCTGGCCGCGATGCTGGTGTGGGACGCCGCGCTCACGGTCGCCCGGGACTTCCCGTTCGAGGAGCGGCGGGCCGGGCTGCTGGGGCCGCTGCTGGTGCGGCGGGAGCCGGCCGGGGTGGTCGCGGCCGTGGTGCCGTGGAACGTCCCGCAGTTCACCGCCGCCGCCAAGCTCGCCCCCGCGCTGCTGGCCGGCTGCTCGGTGGTGCTGAAGGTGTCCCCGGAGACCCCGCTGGACGCCTACCTCCTCGCCGAGATCGCGACGGAGGCCGGGCTGCCGCCGGGCGTGCTGTCGATCCTCCCGGCCGACCGGGAGGTGAGCGAATACCTGGTCGGACACCCGGGCGTGGACAAGGTGTCGTTCACCGGCTCGGTGGCGGCGGGCCGGCGGGTCATGGAGGTCGCCTCCCGCCACCTCAGCCGGGTCACGCTGGAGCTGGGCGGCAAGTCCGCCGCGGTGATCCTGCCGGACGCCGATCTGGACGCGGCGGTGGCCGGCATCGTGCCGTTCGCCTGGATGATCAACGGCCAGGCGTGTGTGGCCCAGACCCGGATCCTCGCCCCGCGCAGCCACTACGACGAGATCGCCGAGCGGTTCACCGCCGCGGCGAGCGGGCTGACCGTCGGCGACCCACTGGATCCGGCCACCGAGGTGGGCCCGCTGGTCGCCCGCCGCCAGCAGCAGCGCTCGCTGGACTACATCGCACTGGGGCAGCAGGAAGGCGCCAAGGTCCTCACCGGCGGCGGCCGGCCCGCGGACCGGCCCACGGGCTGGTATGTCGAGCCGACCCTCTTCGGCGAGGTCACCAACTCCATGCGGATCGCCCGCGAGGAGATCTTCGGCCCGGTCATCTGCCTGCTGCCGTACGGCGACGAGGCGGAGGCGATACGGATCGCCAACGACTCCGACTACGGGCTCTCCGGCTCGGTGTGGACGGCCGACGTCGACCACGGCATCGATCTCGCACGGCAGGTGCGCACCGGCACGTACTCGGTGAACACCTTCAGCATCGACATGCTCGGCCCCTTCGGCGGCTACAAGAACTCCGGCATCGGGCGGGAGTTCGGGCCCGAGGGCTTCGGCGAATATCTGGAGCACAAGATGATCCATCTGCCGGCGGGTGCCTGA
- a CDS encoding ferredoxin, with the protein MGDRWQVEVDRGVCIGSGMCVAAAPDGFRLDTARQSHPVVPETDAAADILAAAEGCPVEAITLTAAGSGEAVFPPEE; encoded by the coding sequence ATGGGGGACCGCTGGCAGGTGGAGGTGGACCGGGGCGTGTGCATCGGCTCGGGGATGTGCGTCGCCGCCGCGCCGGACGGCTTCCGGCTGGACACGGCCCGGCAGTCGCACCCGGTGGTGCCGGAGACGGACGCCGCGGCGGACATCCTGGCGGCGGCCGAGGGCTGCCCCGTCGAGGCGATCACCCTGACCGCGGCCGGCAGCGGCGAGGCGGTGTTCCCGCCGGAGGAGTGA
- a CDS encoding TetR family transcriptional regulator yields MTTESKAARPTLPASPPLTERQEARRRRILHTSARLASRGGFDAVQMREVAESSGVALGTLYRYFPSKVHLLVATMQDQLQHMHETLRKRPPSEQDPGARVAQTLMRAFRALQREPHLADAMVRALTFADRSVSPEVDTVSRLTTAIILDAMAPPVTSRHPSQEPAHPAAAPTPEQLSAVRVIEHTWHSALITWLSGRASIAQVKIDIETVCRLIDLTAPDRER; encoded by the coding sequence ATGACTACGGAATCCAAGGCAGCCAGGCCGACGCTTCCCGCGAGTCCTCCCCTGACCGAGCGTCAGGAGGCCAGACGCCGCCGCATCCTGCACACCAGCGCCCGGCTGGCGTCCCGTGGCGGCTTCGACGCCGTGCAGATGCGCGAGGTCGCGGAGTCCTCGGGCGTCGCCCTCGGCACCCTCTACCGCTACTTCCCCTCCAAGGTGCATCTGCTGGTCGCCACCATGCAGGACCAGCTCCAGCACATGCACGAGACGCTGCGCAAGCGCCCGCCGTCGGAGCAGGACCCCGGAGCCCGGGTGGCCCAGACCCTGATGCGGGCCTTTCGCGCGCTGCAGCGCGAGCCGCACCTCGCGGACGCGATGGTGCGCGCGCTGACCTTCGCCGACCGCTCGGTGAGCCCCGAGGTGGACACCGTCTCCCGGCTGACCACGGCGATCATCCTCGACGCGATGGCCCCGCCGGTCACCTCGCGCCACCCCTCGCAGGAGCCGGCCCACCCCGCCGCCGCGCCCACCCCCGAACAGCTCTCCGCGGTCCGGGTCATCGAACACACCTGGCACTCCGCGCTGATCACCTGGCTGTCGGGGCGGGCCTCGATCGCCCAGGTGAAGATCGACATCGAAACGGTGTGCCGCCTGATCGACCTCACGGCGCCGGACCGCGAGCGTTAA
- a CDS encoding glycosyltransferase family 4 protein → MTAEAVQAAAPRPAEATPASAPSNGERPLRIAMLTYKGNPFCGGQGVYVRHLSRELARLGHTVEVIGAQPYPVVDDGVTLTELPSLDLYRQPDPFRTPKRGEYRDWIDALEVGTMWTGGFPEPLTFSLRARRHLAARHGQFDVVHDNQTLGYGLLGGPGALGAPLVTTIHHPITVDRRLDLAAAGGWRRRASVRRWYGFTRMQKRVARRLPSVLTVSGSSRQEIVDDLGVRPGRIHVVHIGADTELFSPDPAVPEVPGRIVTTSSADVPLKGLIHLVEALAKVRTEQPDAHLVVVGKRADDGPVAAAIERLGLSGAVEFVKGISDGELVDLVRGAQIACVPSLYEGFSLPAAEAMATGTPLLATTGGAIPEVAGPDGETCLAVPPGDAGALAGGLLRLLGDAQLRRRLGAAGRERVLARFTWRQAALGTAERYREAIALQGAARTLPGAATGAAAGTASAPSTAGHV, encoded by the coding sequence GTGACCGCAGAGGCCGTCCAGGCAGCCGCGCCTCGCCCCGCAGAGGCCACCCCGGCCTCCGCCCCGTCGAACGGTGAGCGTCCCCTGCGCATCGCGATGCTCACGTATAAGGGGAACCCGTTCTGCGGCGGACAGGGCGTCTATGTACGCCACCTCTCGCGCGAACTGGCCCGCCTCGGCCACACCGTCGAGGTCATCGGCGCCCAGCCCTACCCCGTCGTCGACGACGGGGTGACCCTGACCGAGCTGCCCAGCTTGGACCTCTACCGCCAGCCGGACCCGTTCCGCACGCCGAAGCGCGGCGAGTACCGCGACTGGATCGACGCCCTCGAGGTCGGCACGATGTGGACCGGCGGCTTCCCCGAGCCGCTGACCTTCTCCCTGCGGGCCCGGCGCCATCTCGCCGCCCGCCACGGCCAGTTCGACGTCGTCCACGACAACCAGACCCTCGGCTACGGCCTGCTCGGCGGCCCCGGCGCGCTCGGCGCCCCGCTGGTCACCACCATCCACCACCCCATCACCGTCGACCGGCGGCTGGACCTGGCAGCCGCCGGCGGCTGGCGGCGCCGCGCCTCCGTGCGCCGCTGGTACGGCTTCACCCGCATGCAGAAGCGGGTCGCCCGCCGGCTGCCGTCCGTGCTGACCGTCTCCGGCTCCTCGCGCCAGGAAATCGTCGACGACCTCGGTGTCCGCCCCGGCCGCATCCACGTCGTGCACATCGGCGCCGACACCGAGCTGTTCTCGCCGGATCCCGCCGTCCCCGAGGTGCCCGGACGGATCGTCACCACCTCCAGTGCGGACGTGCCCCTCAAGGGCCTGATCCACCTCGTCGAGGCGCTCGCCAAGGTGCGCACCGAGCAGCCCGACGCCCATCTGGTGGTCGTCGGCAAGCGCGCCGACGACGGGCCGGTGGCCGCCGCCATCGAACGGCTCGGCCTGTCCGGCGCCGTCGAATTCGTCAAGGGCATCTCCGACGGCGAGCTCGTCGACCTCGTCCGCGGCGCCCAGATCGCCTGCGTCCCCTCCCTCTACGAGGGCTTCTCGCTGCCCGCCGCCGAGGCGATGGCCACCGGCACCCCGCTGCTGGCCACCACCGGCGGGGCCATCCCCGAGGTCGCCGGGCCGGACGGCGAGACCTGTCTCGCGGTGCCCCCGGGCGACGCCGGCGCACTGGCCGGCGGGCTGCTCCGCCTCCTGGGCGACGCGCAGTTGCGCCGCCGGCTCGGCGCGGCCGGCCGCGAGCGGGTGCTGGCCCGCTTCACCTGGCGGCAGGCCGCCCTCGGCACCGCCGAGCGCTACCGCGAGGCCATCGCCCTCCAGGGCGCCGCCCGCACCCTGCCCGGGGCGGCAACCGGCGCGGCCGCCGGCACCGCGTCCGCGCCGAGCACCGCCGGACACGTCTAG